In one Epinephelus lanceolatus isolate andai-2023 chromosome 19, ASM4190304v1, whole genome shotgun sequence genomic region, the following are encoded:
- the LOC144458805 gene encoding uncharacterized protein LOC144458805, whose protein sequence is MDAMCSGDAGQNTVVYAHMKHLAASSVNADIAGRAKKVKETIEDGSFLAFCHFLADVFTAVSKYSLLLQRNDVILPQAEEEFQALKTLVFRSFKDKSYKALWEILLTKEPYCSDLECERGFSTQKRIKSDTRSTLHPNTVEDLIRISVEGPPLESFDASVSVTKWMEEGQRARRPNFKSWPQDIV, encoded by the exons ATGGATGCCATGTGTTCAGGTGATGCTGGACAGAACACAGTGGTATATGCTCATATGAAGCACCTGGCTGCATCATCAGTAAATGCTGATATCGCTGGCAGAGCAAAGAAG GTCAAGGAGACCATTGAAGATGGTTCTTTTTTGGCATTCTGCCATTTCTTAGCAGATGTATTTACTGCAGTAAGTAAATACAGTCTGTTGCTCCAGAGGAATGATGTAATCCTCCCTCAG GCTGAGGAGGAGTTCCAGGCTTTGAAAACCCTGGTGTTCAGGTCCTTCAAAGACAAGAGCTACAAGGCATTATGGGAAATCCTTCTGACAAAAGAACCTTATTGCTCAGACTTAGAG tgtgaaagggggttCTCCACACAGAAGCGCATCAAGTCAGACACCAGATCTACATTACACCCCAACACAGTGGAAGATCTGATTCGAATCAGTGTAGAGGGTCCTCCTCTAGAGAGCTTCGATGCCTCGGTGTCAGTTACCAAATGGATggaagagggacagagagccAGGAGACCTAATTTTAAATCCTGGCCCCAGGATATTGTGTGA